The genome window atattattattttcatcatcatcatcatgatgGGGCGATTTCCTATAAGTTAGTAGGTTGTCCAACGTCCACTATCAGCGCCTTATAAATTATAGCTGGCTTATGGCTATTGGTACCTACCGATTACCTGTATACTTATTACTACCTTTTCTATTAGGAATTATGTCAATAAATCTTAAAGAAATCATTAATTCCATATTAATATGACAATTTATTGAAAGCGCCACGCTTCACGAATCACGATGGTCGCCCAATCGtttattaaacatttaaaactttaaaagtgATCATGTTTTTCAGCGAAATTTAAATCTGACCATGTTTTTCAGCGAAATTCAAATGTGACCACGTTTTTCAGTAAAAGTTAAGAAGGTACGTGGCGTACTTACACACCTCTCGTTTATGAACGAAATCCTCTGCTTACATCAACGGTTTACACCAGGCTACCGGCTATGACCTATAAATGATCACATTGCAGTTAGCGATTGAGTCATCATGACCTCAGTATGGACCACAATATTTGTATTACAAAGCAATGACGAATATCGTACGATTTGGTTTCAAATGAGATCAGAGATAAAGTGGGCGGTACCACagaatataagtatattagtagtaccaagcggTACTCAGTTTctagttttaaaattgaaacagaTTTAAACCTGACTAATCTTTTTAGTTCTGGTGTGCTGGTCTGTATAACTATCACAAAGTTAGTTCTAgaccagtggtactcaacctttttttatatgGGCCACGAACACGTGTTGGTATTGGCACAGATTAATATTTAGTTATGGTATTGGTGTCGCGGACcggaaacaaaatttttttagtgttaaaaaaataaccttATAAATAAGCGTTAAGACGCTTATTTATAAGGTTATTTTCAGTCGAAAAATTTTCACGTCTTTCACGTCGATTTTGCTTCAAAATTCCACGCGTGttactgataactgataagtgataaagtGCCGGCGCGGTGGGCCGCAGCCCGCAAGTTGAGTATTAGCTGTTCTGACTATTGAAGTGCCAAACTTTACAATATTCTTGATAAACTGTTGCAACAATTTGACACCGAACTACCTAGGTAGTTCGGTTTTATCGCCAAGCTTGCCGTTCGGAAAGGTATACGAGGAAAATAGTTTAACTGTGCCTTTGAAATTTGAATCGCTTTTACGCACACATGAATTATTTTCGCGATTCGCGACTTATGAGTTACGAGTCACTAGGAAATACCGAAATACGTAGCTATGAATGTaggttgaaaattgaaataatttgaggccaattttgaatattttaaagcaACAATTTTACTAGTAGTATTTACCCACCtattaatcccaccaaaaacatgttAAGTATAATAGGGCCTAGTTCCTATCGGctaaaaaaaaggccaaaaattagCCTATAGGAACTAGGCCCTATTTTAGCAGGTATGTTTTTGGTTACCTATTTCTTTCTTTTTGTGCCATGGCCTGCCACGCCCAATATAAACAATACTTTCGATAGATGGCGCTAGTAGTATTTGTTAAACTATCAACAGAAgccaaatttttaagtaaaGCTTTATTCCTAGATAGAATTCTAATCGACGACGATGATGACGACTAGTAtcttatttgttttattgttatggtATCCTGTGGctgaatgatgatgatgatgatgataatgattgtaatgtaaatgttgtatagtatttttatagatatactATTACAGTACAATAAGTAATAGTCACTGCCACAGCTGTTACCAACTGATTActtatgttaattattgtaaatatagaTTGATGAATAATACTGATTTACATTAATATATGTAAAACTATAGAAGTGGACGTCCTGTGACTGATATGATGATGTTAAActgaagtaataataattatgcaataGTTGCTTTTTATTGTCAAATtcatttttcgtaaataaataattcactacaaacaatttttttttcttttgaccCCTGGGATAGATTTTCGAGCGCTTTGGTTTACAGGTTAGGGTTGGCCTGAGGAACAAAATGCACCATGGCTTCATTGTGGGCAGCACTTGGGCCAACTTCCATATAAGGATTGGCAAtgtcctttcttattttttattaatatatacttataaaacGCAAACTGTGTGCCTAATTTTATAACGCTAGGATAATTGGAAGTGGCCTAGAAGTTTCGATTACCGTTCAGTGAGCGAGTGAGTGCTAAAATTAGCTATTTTTACaaggatatattattttaggGTCTACCGAACATAGACCTATGAAATTGGGTATACTGCTTAAGTACTAGTACATATACAATTACGttagtataattttatctttgcatTCGCTATAGACACTGAGCTACAGGAGATCAAAAGTGCGTCAAACGGTTCCtgtaaatagtgcacggcatgcGCGTGGCCTGCTGAAACTAGGCCTGCGCACTTCCGTGCGCTTTGATAGTTACCAGTCACCACTCACCGTTTGatggaaaaaaaattagaaaacgtTTGAAAATTGACCTCTACTTGTACGTAAAAAGTACCATGGTAATTTTTATAAGACATTGGATTAGGTAGGTGCGTAAGAAGCTCTATTTcgttataagtaattataatatgcgTACTTGTTTAATTAGGTACTAGATAAGGAATGattcattatattttcttaGATTACGCACATCTGCTAGATTGAAAAACAAATTAAGTAATCAATCATTTCCCGAAAACATTTCGCTACAAAATGGAAAATACTATCGTATGGTGTAGGTAGGTACAAGGTACTTTTAACTTTGTTTATGTaaccaattaaaatatttacttactcgTGGGTTCCTAATGcgtaggtaaattataaaatttccaCGGTTGTTTgtatagtaatttaatattagcCAGTATAAAAAGTTAATTCAAGTATTATGTTGACTGGTTGGTTGACTGGATGACTTATGAAATACATGCCATCTGTCGGAGAGCTGCAGTAGTAAAGACAACACGTTTTCTTACTCTTTTACTAGATGGCGCTAAACGTATATTTTTAGTAATTCAAATTACAGTTGTTAgggttacgtacccaaagggtaaaaacgggaccctattactaagacttcgatgtctgtccgtctgtccgtctgtcagtctccaggctgtaactcaagagcGGTAATAgccagagagttgaaattttcacagattatgtataggtacttatctattgccgctttaacaacaaaatactaaaaataaaataaacatttaagaggggctcccttaaatatttaatttattttgtttttagtatttgttgttatagcggcaacagatatatacacaatctgtaaaaacttcagaagtctagctatagcggttcttaagttacagcctggagagtggagacacacacacagacggacagacatcgaagtcttagtaatagggttccgtttttaccctttgggtacggaacactaaaaacAATAACCGTTTGCCTTTTGCTGCTGCTgtctaaataatataatgttgcaTGTGTCCTTGGCTTTCGCTTAATTATTCCATCAGGTAAAACATCTTTTCGTAGATTGCCTAACGTTTTAACTTACATCTAAGATTATGCAACATGATAATATATGATACACATTACTTATATGCTTATTATATCATGTAATAACACTTccataataatgatattattatccaCTTAGACCCAATAAATAGATAATGGGTATTTAAATTAATTCCTTAATTTTGTAACACCGCTTAACGCCGGCATTTATTTATTGATGCAAAGATAACTTATCTTTATAAACAACCAAATATTACGACTTAATTTTACCTAATCGTTAAGTAACGCTTGCGACTTTACCTAAAGATATGCAAAAATAATTATCATCTTTTTTGCGCATTATTTTCAGTGCATTTAAAAAATTCGCTACGCAATATGCGTTTCATTTTATGCATCTTAACCAAAGActgtgtaataaaattataatgttgttGGTTCCAGTTCATTACGTTATCAAGTCCCAAGTATATGAATACCTAGGAAGTAGGAACATTGTCACTTATCAGCTATGACTTAGGAATATTACGATTATTAAGAACACAacgtaattattatgttttaccaTGCTAGATTTTAACAGTGATAGTTAAATTCGAGACGAATTCATTATGAAATTCAAGTTTTGAACTCGTCATGCCCGACGCGCCAAGTAGTGTAGaacagggtttctcaaactttcggctccacgaacccctgttaaaaTTTCCAGGTGACAGCGAACCCCTTCCCCTTACTAACTTATGAAATCCCCCCCAATTTACTTTTGAAGAAAATATGGTTTCTATTTGAATAAAAGGTAACACATAAATTGCCAAAAGAAATGTCTTTCTAAATTAATGGGATGGGTTTGCTTGTTTCTTGTCGCAAATGGAATCAATGCTAGGAGTAATTTTGGACAATTTTAACCTTTATTCTGACTCGGTATCAAGTCGATTTCTGTATTTAGTTCTTACCAGTACTCATcgagctagcacggccaccagtagaaatgcgaaagtatggacaaactgtggacataaacttaaggtggcgtaccaatctttaccgcggctactTAAGTATGTTGTAGCAAGGGTAAAAGGAAATTCACCGCTTTGCGTGAGAGTTCAAAATACTGTGCCTGTCTAGCTGCCCAAAAATCAGTCAAAGACATCCTTTTGAAATCAGCTTGAAGAGTTTCATCTACGGACATTTATAATAATGACTCCTGTTGCTTGATACTCAAACTAGAAATTATGCTCTCGTTAGTGACCGCAAATGAGTAACGAATCCAGCCATCTTTTCCAGCCAGTTATCAAGCCATTATTACgtaaatcttgtcgcgaacGCCCTGCCGTTGAATGGCGAACCCCACTTTGGGAAACCCTGGTGTAGAGGGCCGAGTGTAAACACTCACTCGAGTCGttactgccgcagaagtattcAGGGCAATATTGCCGGCAGCGGGGAGCAGCGGCAGTGGCTGAATATTAACGTCCCATATGGATTTTAGTAGCAGAgccgaatttatattattttttatgattaaaGGCCACTTTAAGTTTGCCACCTCTATAATATGTACTAACTCTGCCTCCATCCCAGGACGCTTCCGCTCGCCCTAGGACGTCAGAGGACGCTGCCGCCAATAGGCCTATACTGCCTaatatgggcggcagcgtccataggCAGTATTGGTCTATGGGTATAAATCCACAGCTGCTTCGTAGTTATAGTGCAAAAGAACAAGAAAAGTACTCACTGTCTTCCGCGCACATCTGGTTATCGGGCAGCAGTCGTAAACCGGTGGGGCAGGCGCACGACACCCGCGGGGAGTGGGCGCCGATGCGGGGCGCGGGGAGGCACAGGTGGGAGCAGTGGCCGTTGACGGCGGCGCAGTGGTTCACGCCGTCCGGCTGCCGGTACGGATGGTAAACGTGGATCACCATGGGGTTCTGGAGCTGAGGGGAAGAAAATtaccattattattatatatatacgaaACATTAGACATATTCTAATCCGGGCTAATGAGagtgtttgaaattctatttgctaccagcaggcgtagcatggtcaccatagaaacagtttctttctacggaagaatagacaaagtgacagacagGACAAACTGACAGTTActcaatggaaatccgccatttcgtcgataaaatctgtcagtatgtcgattctttcccatgtccctgtatcgtgtcaaatagtcatattatcgtgacacatgacagctatatcgtgagtcgtgacaaaTGGTATCAGTTtcacacgatagaccctaaggttAAATAGCGGCATCTGGTGGCCTGGTGGCTCACTAGTCTGGcactaaataattaaaaaaaatgtttgttattttgGGAGCGCATGAAGTTTTAATCCTTGTTATCgaggaaaataattaataattttgtgtaATGTTTCTTTAATTCATTGAATTTCCCTAGTGATCTTATAGTTGTATCCACGACCCTAACCCTTACTCTTAACCTTAACACCTAAAATTTGACAAACAATTTGATCGCTTACAAGGCACTGTACTCGTTTACAAGTACCTAATGAGGGTTGCTGCGATGTAGGGCCGTCAGGTCTATCGCATCAAAccgctgtcatatgtcacgatatagctgtcatgtgtcacaataatatgtctatttgacacgttaagaggatacacccaagggcgagagaaattgaaaataggtattgcTGTCTTATCAATCTCAAGTCTCTCACcgtagagcgcgatagagacaacacgacaaaagttctaataaaagaacagaaaatcttcgattcgttgtccgctgatttcttttccaaaacttaaccgatttaagtacttttttcattaagaattaaaacaaggcttgagctgtgttcctatgttttatttttttgtatattttagccagttttgtgctgggtgtttgaacacagaggaaaatctggcaatttttttgggtttttggacgttcttatctttttaataataaaattatgaaaaaaaaagaaaacatagggacatgctaatagtggccatagatattcaggaaaaaaatcataactctaccggcattatccagggaggaaacaggggacaacgtttgtatggaaaaacggcggtgtggactcctcttaagactaTGTatcgcggcacctggtggcaaatagaatttcaacaacCCTTAATATGATGATAGCACTGATAGCTCACCGTATGCGTAGACGTGATAGCGACGACATCTTTCCCGTTGAACTTGTTGGCGCGGTACACTGCGGTTTTATCCCAGTCGGTCCAATACACCCAGTCTTCGAAGGTGGTGATGGAGAACGGATGGCGCAGCACGTCCGTCGAGTACAGGATTACCCGGCGACCGCTCCCGTCGTAATTGCAAGACGATATCGTATTCAGTTTCGCGTCCACCTGAGCAATAAAGATATATAAGTGATATAATAGATGATCAAGCTCTCATACTGATTACACGGTTTTCATGGAATTGCAGCGATTTggttgaaatattcacaaacgattaaataattattaaccttaaCCGATTTGGTGTTAAAgatctgtaggcctactacgaaaccgttttgagactcaaacaatcggacgagtatgccgcgtcctgctctaacaacgtcatttcacgtttgttagagtcacgcaacattctcgtacgattgtttgtgTCTCAAAAccatttcgtggtacgggccctgacaCTAAAATCGGATAAACTTAATAAATCTGTCCAGCGCTCTACGGTACTAAGCCTACAGCTGCAACCTCTACAGTAGGAATAATTTCAAAAGGGCCTATGACGTGTGTGCAGTACGCTTTTCTTCTCATAGTCCACTGAGGCTGGCAAGAGATCAGACACAGAAGTTAACTTTGCAGCTAGGTaggaatagaatagaataggcTTTTCAAGACTGAAGTGGCTAATAGAATTttcattatctatatatatatatatatatatatatatatatatatataaaactcaaaggtgactgactgactgattgacatagtgatctatcaacgcacagcccaaaccactggacggatcgggctgaaatttggcatgcaggtagatgttatgacgtaggcatccgctaagaaagaattttgataaattccaaccccaaggggttcaaataggggatgaaagtttgtatataataatacttcttaacgcgagcgaagccgcgggctcGTACTAACATATTTACCAAAAAAATAGCCATAGCTTTAACTTACCCAATACACTCGTTTCCTCACAAGATCCAAGGTTAGACCATTGGGCCACTTCACATCGTACGACACGATAGTCTGCCGGTGCGAGCCGTCCATCCCCGCGCGCTCGATCTTCGGCACCTGGCCCCAGTCCGTCCAGTACATCCagctgaaaagaaaatataaataagatcTTTGTAGGTCTATTAATTCCTATAAATAATGTCGGGCGAGGCTTCTTTGCAGCTCAAGGCGCTGGTAATGTTAAAAAAAGGACGCCTGTGGTGCCCTTTTTTCTCTGCTTTCGGCGCCACTTTATAAGGTACCGGCGCCTTGGGTGAGATTTTTCGTCGCCCAGGGTAGAGTTAAAAAAAGGGAGCGGCGCCCCTTTCAGTCCGGCACCCTGGGCGGACTCCTAGCGTCGCCCCCCTTAACGCCGCTACTAAAATACTTGTAGGACTGCTGTATGgccaaattaataaaaaaggcGTTATTTATCTAAACTGTTTGGTCCATCTGTTATATTAATAAACCTAACAGTTgcagatattattatgtaatttaaattaattatttacctaCATTTGAAATCTTCTTTGGttcaacaaattatttttaaacttgtttaatgtttataatatacagaatacagtaattaattattatttcctcactagattaaaatatatgaagtaaaaaataaaacaagtgtttgtttataaaaacaaaCGATACTTACTGCATACCTCTGATATCTTAATATTCTTTTAATGATGTAAATATTTGTGTAGTTAATCATTAAACGGTCCAGATAATGACACGGGTGAATAATAAATGGAATAAAcgattgtttatttataaagatttatCAATGAGGTAGGAACTTTTAGGGGCATTCACACGAAGATAGaagcagtagcggcgttagggggagCGACGCTAGGAgtccgcccagggcgccggactAAAAGGGGCGCCGCTGGCTTCCCTTTTTTTAGCTCTACCCTGGGTGCCGAAAAATCTCACCCaaggcgctggtagtgctaaaaccggcactatGTGTTACCTAGTCGATTCTAGATACAACGCCTTCCGTTTCAACACAACTTATGTATCTACAAGAAAACTATTTCCAGGTATGTGAAGATaagtttgacatttctttttaATATCTCCATCCTATCCACGAGTGGCGACAATCTCTCACCATCACATCCTTCATTTCCTGATTCCAATAGTGGCAATGAGGGGGGCTAGGCGACCAGGGCGCTGGATAAAAAGAGGCGCCGCATGTGCTTTTTAggcgaagaaatctcgcccagggcgttGGTAGTGATGAAACAGGCACTGCCTGATTCATTAAATAAAAGTCAAACTTACCCATCTAAAGGATTAAGCGCGATTGCCCTAGGCTCCTCTAGCTTGTCCCTGATCAGAATCTTCCTCATGTTGCCCTGAAGGTCGGACAGCTCAATGTGGTTCTTGCCGGTATCAGTCCAGTACAGATGGTTGTAGATCCAGTCCACCGCCAGCCCGTCTGATGTGATCAGCTGGTCGCCTATCACGACTGTCCGTTGGCTGCCTTCGTCGATAGGCGCTCTGAAATAAGATGGTGGTGCTTAATGATGTTTATAGACCGAATTTTCTGTTTCAGAACAGAGATTTCTAGGAATATAGCGATGTAAAAGCCGTCCTCGGCACATACAAGTGTTCAATTTCccaatatatttttctaattaaaaaaaaaccaggaCCACGTCTCATTGCCAAAACAGAttgatataagtacttattagtTATACCGTACTGAGCCGTGCTTGATAGATCGACGAAATTATACATAGCAATTGAGTAGACGCCCGGCATAACTGTTAAGTGATATGTAACAGAAAACTTACTTGTATATTTTCTCATCGGTGACATCACTCCAAAATATCATTCCAGTTCTGAACACATAGTCCAAAGCAGTGGCGGATTTAGTTTCGTTGACGATAGCGACCATTTCGTGGTGATCCAGACTGATTTTCCTGATGTCGAATCGCCTGGCGAAGAGGAGGGAAGGATGACCTTCCGTGGCCTTGCATCTGGTCCTATCTCGGGGGTCCCTGGCGTAGCCCTCGTGGCATTCGCACTTGAAGGTTCCCTTTTCGTTGATGCAGATTTGTGAACACGCCCCTGGGTCCATGCATTCGTCGATGTCTGAAAAAATTGTGTAAGTGACTTTAGTGACTAGGGTTGGGGAGTTAATGTAGATCGAATATCGGTATCGACTAtcgatatatattatttatattataatttactaaattataatagtgAATATTACGCAAATGTTTGagtagagggcgctactagcacgtacagtaaataatccgaccaaaatccgacgcGTTGTCAAAACAGGATATTGACAAAAATCTTGTCAAACATcgaacaaaaataatttactgtctatgctggagCTGCCTCTATGGTGAAAACATTGCTGTAATATGTCTTATTCAGTTGATTAAATGCAAGGAATGTGACAGATTACCTAAAATTATTATGGATTAATGAAGGGGTAGGCTAACAACTAAACAGAAACGTAATCCATACCGCGTGGATTTGAATTCAGTGAGCGTagcttataacataatatcacGAACTGTACTCTCTCGTTTAATCTCCATCCAGCAGCATTGGGTGACGTTTATTCTAAGCACTCGCCAATACACGGCTTAGCGTTTTGGATTGAATCATGCTAATTTCCCTCAATGCCTACCGAAGCGGCTAATACAACTCGACGCTCGTCTGAATTGTTCAAGTATCCCGATAAATAATTTACCATTCCTAATGAGCGTGGAAGTATTTTGTTTAAACATTTAAGAAAGAAAACTGaaaactttcgcgtttataattaTTGGAATCTTCGTTTAAATAAACTGTTGCGTTGAAAAGAAAACGAAACCAGGTCAATGACGATACAGAGCTGAAAAAGTCGGCTAGACTTTAATCTTTTAAAGTAGTTCACCTTGGGCTCACTTAAAGGGTAAGTTAGGGTGCCTAAGGGCCAATCTTACCTTGACAGGTGTTGTTGTCTACCAGCTTATATCCCTTTTCGCAGTCACAGTAGTACCCGACGGGAGTGTCGACGCATTTTTGCGAGCATCCGCCGTTGTTTTTGGCGCATTCGTCTTCACCGCATCGGCTGGCAGGTTCATCTTCGAAGTTTGGACAGTCGGGGTGCTTGTCGCAGACCTTCGATATCGGTATGCACATGCCACCACCACAATCGAATTCTGTCTTCTTGTCGCATAGAGGTCTTGGACgcgctgaaataaaaaaaataaaattgaaaaattatgttatgaattttatcgataaaatgtTTCTACATCACTAAAAATAACACGAGACTAAAATAGCATTTAATAATTTGAACATTATTTTATGAGTCTGTACTTTTATCGCCCAGATAAagctaaatttaataattttgaaggtCAGGTTTTAGAAATAAGTGTTGCTATTAAACTTTATACAGTAATTAATCTGAAAgacttatattttatagtctaataaacaatgaacataatattataattaaacttatatttaataTCACTTTGAGCAATTTACGTGCAATGTgcatattttaaagtttatatagaacttatttaacataattattatataactgaACACCAACAAAACACAATTTACGTGCACTTTTTTccagtatattaaatatttttttaattaagtaagtacttttatATTTGACTTTGTAGTGGGAAAAAAGTGCACgttaattgtgttttattagtgtttaacatgaatttccaccaagaatgTACGGTACAATATACTTAGTAGACATAATACTTAGGTATGTAACCTACTAATTACTATACATATTTAACTGATTCTAAAAGATATAAGAAGTATAGTTATATTATGCCGTAAATTacgaaatataattgaaaatgcCTAGCATGGAACTGATTTTACATAGCTTGATCTACTTACTAgctaataccacagaatagataatagtacaagtactaatACTGCTTTgaaccaggcgcggtccgaaggagggggtcacaggggacatgaccccccccaaaatctaaggttaaattgaaaaatcttaaaatcttGACaaattaaaaggaaatttctagctatcccctaatcACCACTGCGTCCGACTTTAGatagctgtcaacccagaaccgtccgagggcgcagataaaaaaatatattatacttaagtgtagtgactagtgagtgagcCCCCCCAAAATtgcaggctgcgaccgcgcctgctttGAACCAGTTTAAAATGTATCATTACATTACGAAAGCGCTGTTATAAATTTGCAATTCTGCAAGTAAATTATGTAGTCTAGTCTATTAATTATGTATGAATTTAAATTGACTAACAAGACATTTAAATCTAgttagggcatgtttcaccactttctgataaagttccgaataggctattcacaacttttttgacagattctccatacttgatctgtcaagttaattagtggatagcctatttgtcaccaggaaatggtgaaacaatGGTAGTGAATTACAAATCTTTTCTACTTTGTTCTCTATCTTCAATCAGTCAGATATGAGTAATTCATATTCAATTCCTGGTAACGATGTTGACCCGACACTGTCTCTACTTTTTTTTGTCGTTCAACAACAGATATCCTAAAATCCGTGTCATTTTACAGTCACAAACTCACAACACAAAGTTTTGCCTGTGAGCATGCAAAACACCTGTCTTATCGACtctatagtccgtgcaatccacgaagacgcgccccaccactttttgggtgagcatctttccGTTTTACCGTGACGCTTTTTCCATAGTATGCGCGTGCactcatttacaataattagtgtgtaccgataacactcaaacattgcgaaagcttgcacacgtcatatactataaacgattaggagtggggcgcgtcttcgtggattgcacgtcCTATACCTAGATTCTAGGTAGAGTCGATAGAGTAATATTCTAGGTCCTAGAATATTATCGTTACCagcagcagtatttccggaccaacacgacctgcaaaccttcaagaagagagcgtattccctcttaaaaggccggcaacgcacctacagtacttctgatgttgcgagtgtccatgggcgacggtagttgctttccatcacccGTTTGCAcatttgccctcttattttatattaaaaaaactcaaATATTTTAGGATATATAGAAACATCCAGAAAAACTCACTGCAATTCAACTCATCGCTGCCATCCGGACAGTCCTTGTCCCCATTGCAGTACAGCGCCCCGGGGATACAGCTGTGGTCCTTGCACTGGAACTGGTCGAGCCTGCACGTGACGTTGCCCCGGCAGATCTCCGGGGCCTCGTCACCCCCGT of Aricia agestis chromosome 9, ilAriAges1.1, whole genome shotgun sequence contains these proteins:
- the LOC121730503 gene encoding very low-density lipoprotein receptor isoform X4: MFILEGCRRAAPKFCANMWWYLVLCAVYFKTIGVSANNTTGVLPGNVCTAKQFQCANGKCISLAWVCEGENDCGDNSDENIAECKKESRTCTTSEFRCKTGRCIPMSWRCDSEKDCSDGSDEEPSICKVEACGPEEFTCRGKYGECVPLTWMCDDNMDCTDGSDEKACNETCRSDEFTCGNGKCIQQRWVCDGDDDCGDGTDEVKCPTPTCQPNSHFSCADGHCVSARWRCDGDIDCPDGSDETGCSTTPKITSPCIATEFECRDRMTCVHRAWVCDGDKDCPDGGDEAPEICRGNVTCRLDQFQCKDHSCIPGALYCNGDKDCPDGSDELNCTRPRPLCDKKTEFDCGGGMCIPISKVCDKHPDCPNFEDEPASRCGEDECAKNNGGCSQKCVDTPVGYYCDCEKGYKLVDNNTCQDIDECMDPGACSQICINEKGTFKCECHEGYARDPRDRTRCKATEGHPSLLFARRFDIRKISLDHHEMVAIVNETKSATALDYVFRTGMIFWSDVTDEKIYKAPIDEGSQRTVVIGDQLITSDGLAVDWIYNHLYWTDTGKNHIELSDLQGNMRKILIRDKLEEPRAIALNPLDGWMYWTDWGQVPKIERAGMDGSHRQTIVSYDVKWPNGLTLDLVRKRVYWVDAKLNTISSCNYDGSGRRVILYSTDVLRHPFSITTFEDWVYWTDWDKTAVYRANKFNGKDVVAITSTHTLQNPMVIHVYHPYRQPDGVNHCAAVNGHCSHLCLPAPRIGAHSPRVSCACPTGLRLLPDNQMCAEDKTIKPDVEVPKATNDTIKPVVTEKAVPSVPESTKPGTGISSNGQNASVVAGIVVAVVSGIIILAALIAVVMYRHYVHRNVTSMNFDNPVYRKTTENQFALEQNGYAPGSKLYPSTVGEEAQEPLNTPGTNDFV
- the LOC121730503 gene encoding low-density lipoprotein receptor isoform X9, coding for MFILEGCRRAAPKFCANMWWYLVLCAVYFKTIGVSANNTTGVLPGNVCTAKQFQCANGKCISLAWVCEGENDCGDNSDENIAECKKESRTCTTSEFRCKTGRCIPMSWRCDSEKDCSDGSDEEPSICSSKRDCPAHNFVCANGQCIPGAWHCDDSPDCADGSDEHSCDETCRSDEFTCGNGKCIQQRWVCDGDDDCGDGTDEVKCPTPTCQPNSHFSCADGHCVSARWRCDGDIDCPDGSDETGCSTTPKITSPCIATEFECRDRMTCVHRAWVCDGDKDCPDGGDEAPEICRGNVTCRLDQFQCKDHSCIPGALYCNGDKDCPDGSDELNCTRPRPLCDKKTEFDCGGGMCIPISKVCDKHPDCPNFEDEPASRCGEDECAKNNGGCSQKCVDTPVGYYCDCEKGYKLVDNNTCQDIDECMDPGACSQICINEKGTFKCECHEGYARDPRDRTRCKATEGHPSLLFARRFDIRKISLDHHEMVAIVNETKSATALDYVFRTGMIFWSDVTDEKIYKAPIDEGSQRTVVIGDQLITSDGLAVDWIYNHLYWTDTGKNHIELSDLQGNMRKILIRDKLEEPRAIALNPLDGWMYWTDWGQVPKIERAGMDGSHRQTIVSYDVKWPNGLTLDLVRKRVYWVDAKLNTISSCNYDGSGRRVILYSTDVLRHPFSITTFEDWVYWTDWDKTAVYRANKFNGKDVVAITSTHTLQNPMVIHVYHPYRQPDGVNHCAAVNGHCSHLCLPAPRIGAHSPRVSCACPTGLRLLPDNQMCAEDSVPESTKPGTGISSNGQNASVVAGIVVAVVSGIIILAALIAVVMYRHYVHRNVTSMNFDNPVYRKTTENQFALEQNGYAPGSKLYPSTVGEEAQEPLNTPGTNDFV